One Rhinolophus sinicus isolate RSC01 linkage group LG06, ASM3656204v1, whole genome shotgun sequence DNA window includes the following coding sequences:
- the CDC42BPG gene encoding serine/threonine-protein kinase MRCK gamma isoform X4, which translates to MERRLRALDRLARGEAGGGPGLDGLLDLLLGLHHELSSAPLRRERNVAQFLSWASPFVTKVKELRLQRDDFEILKVIGRGAFGEVAVVRQRDSGQIFAMKMLHKWEMLKRAETACFREERDVLVKGDSRWVTALHYAFQDEEYLYLVMDYYAGGDLLTLLSRFEDRLPPELAQFYLAEMVLAVHSLHQLGYVHRDVKPDNILLDMNGHIRLADFGSCLRLNNSGMVDSSVAVGTPDYISPEILQAMEEGKGHYGPQCDWWSLGVCAYELLFGETPFYAESLVETYGKIMNHEDHLQFPPDVPDVPASAQDLIRQLLCRQEERLGRGGLDDFRNHPFFEGVDWERLATSTAPYIPELRGPMDTSNFDVDDDNVNHPGTLPPPSHGTFSGHHLPFVGFTYTSGCPGPESSSEQLAALERKLRCLEQEKMELSQKLQEDLQIPSNHRELEQLRNEVQTLQDRLLEMLRDNKTPLSQTDGPPAGSPGQDSDLWLERDHQLVQELAEARAGLQAQETELCRAQGRQEELLQRLQEAQEREAATAIQNQALTSQLEEAQAARRELQAQVATLSQEVTQLQRQRERSLEKESSRVQTVHTASETNGMGLPEAGPQEAQLKKEVAALRVQLEQARGTGSSGKEEALCRLQEENRRLSREQERLTEELEREQQNRQRLEGERRETEGNWEAQITDILSWVNDEKVSRGYLQALATKMAEELESLRNMGTQLLPARPLDHQWKARRLQKMEASARLELQSALEAEIRAKQGLQEQLTQAQEAQLQAERHLQEAEKQNRSLQEELVALREELQARRPGDAKPSNSLIPFLSFRSLEKDSAKDPGISGEASRPVLEPELRPEGRSSLRLGAVFPRAPAATTTPSEGPPAKPGSHLLRPRSFPSPTKCLRCTSLMLGLSRQGLGCDACGYFCHSTCAPQAPPCPVPPDLLFTALGVHPETGTGTAYEGFLSVPRPSGVRRGWQRVYAALSDSRLLLFDAPDPRLSPASGALLQALDLRDPQFSATPVLAPDVIHAQSKDLPRIFRVTASQLTVPPAMCNVLLLAETEGERERWLQVLGELQRLLVDALPRPRPVYTLKEAYDNGLPLLPHTLCAAIIDQDRLALGTEEGLFVIHLHSNDIFQVGECRRVQQLAVSPTAGLLVVLCGRGPSVRLFALAELESTEVAGAKIPESRGCQVLAAGRILQARTPVLCIAVKRQVLCYQLGPGPGPWQRRIRELQAPAPVQSLELLGDRLCIGAAGAFALYPLLNEAAPLALGAGLVPEELPPSRGGLGEALGAVELSLSEFLLLFTTAGVYVDSTGRKSRFHELLWPAVPTGWGYAAPYLTLFSENSIDVFDVRKAEWVQTVPLKKVRLLNPEGSLFLYGTEKIRLTYLRNRLAEKDEFDIPDLTDNSRRQLFRTKSKRRFFFRVSEEQKQQQRREMLKDPFVRSKLISPPTNFNHLVHVGPTDGKSSAKDVTRAPEGKGRGSRGSGPQRPHSFSEASRRPASMGSDGKADPMKRKPWTSLSSESVSCPQGSLSPAASLTQVSERPRSLLLAPEAESSP; encoded by the exons ATGGAGCGGCGACTGCGTGCGCTGGACCGGCTGGCGCGGGGCGAGGCCGGCGGCGGCCCGGGGCTCGACGGCCTCCTGGATCTGCTGCTGGGGCTGCACCACGAGCTCAGCAGCGCCCCCCTGCGGCGGGAGCGCAACGTGGCGCAGTTCCTGAGCTGGG CCAGCCCCTTCGTAACAAAGGTGAAAGAGCTGCGGCTCCAGAGAGATGACTTTGAGATCTTGAAGGTGATCGGCCGAGGCGCCTTTGGGGAG GTCGCCGTGGTGAGGCAGAGGGACAGTGGGCAGATTTTTGCCATGAAAATGCTGCATAAATGGGAGATGCTTAAGAGGGCCGAG ACAGCCTGTTTCCGGGAAGAGCGGGACGTTCTGGTGAAGGGGGATAGCCGTTGGGTGACTGCTCTGCATTATGCCTTCCAAGACGAGGAGTACCTG TACCTGGTGATGGACTACTACGCCGGCGGGGACCTCCTCACGCTGCTGAGCCGCTTTGAGGACCGCCTCCCACCTGAGCTGGCCCAGTTCTACCTGGCTGAGATGGTGCTAGCCGTCCACTCACTGCACCAGCTGGGTTACGTGCACAG ggaTGTCAAGCCGGACAATATCCTGTTGGACATGAATGGCCACATCCGCCTGGCTGACTTTGGTTCCTGCCTACGTCTCAACAACAGTGGCATG GTGGATTCGTCGGTGGCAGTGGGGACGCCTGACTACATCTCCCCTGAGATCCTGCAGGCCATGGAGGAGGGCAAGGGCCACTATGGGCCACAGTGCGACTGGTGGTCGCTGGGGGTCTGCGCCTATGAGCTGCTCTTCGGAGAAACCCCGTTCTACGCTGAATCCCTGGTGGAAACCTATGGCAAGATCATGAACCATGAG GACCACCTCCAGTTCCCCCCAGATGTGCCTGATGTGCCAGCCAGTGCCCAAGACCTGATCCGCCAGCTGCTGTGCCGCCAGGAGGAGCGTCTGGGCCGCGGAGGGCTGGATGACTTCCGGAACCACCCCTTCTTCGAAGGTGTGGACTGGGAGCGGCTGGCAACCAGCACTGCCCCCTACATCCCTGAGCTTCGCGGGCCCATGGACACCTCCAACTTTGACGTGGATGATGACAACGTCAACCATCCA GGAACCCTGCCACCACCCTCCCACGGGACCTTCTCAGGCCACCACCTGCCATTTGTGGGCTTCACCTATACCTCGGGCTG TCCGGGCCCTGAGAGCAGCTCTGAGCAGTTGGCTGCCCTGGAGCGGAAGCTCCGTTGTCTAGAGCAGGAGAAGATGGAGCTGAGCCAGAAGCTCCAAG AGGACCTGCAGATCCCCTCAAACCATCGGGAGCTGGAGCAGCTACGGAATGAAGTGCAGACTCTACAGGACAGGCTGTTAG AGATGCTGAGGGACAACAAGACCCCCTTGTCCCAGACGGATGGGCCCCCTGCTGGTAGCCCAGGCCAGGACAGTGACCTATGGCTGGAGAGAGACCACCAGCTCGTCCAG GAGCTGGCTGAGGCTCGGGCAGGGCTGCAGGCGCAGGAGACGGAGCTCTGCAGGGCCCAGGGGCGGCAGGAGGAGCTGCTCCAAAGGCTGCAGGAGGCGcaggagagagaggcagccaCGGCCATCCAGAACCAGGCCCTGACCTCCCAGCTGGAGGAAGCCCAGGCTGCCCGGAGGGAG CTGCAGGCCCAGGTGGCCACCCTGAGCCAGGAGGTAACACAGCTTCAGAGACAGCGGGAGCGAAGCCTTGAGAAGGAGTCTTCCCGGGTCCAG ACCGTCCACACAGCCTCTGAGACCAATGGTATGGGATTGCCTGAGGCTGGGCCCCAGGAAGCACAGCTAAAGAAGGAGGTGGCCGCCCTGCGTGTCCAGCTGGAGCAGGCCCGCGGCACCGG CTCCAGTGGGAAGGAGGAGGCCTTGTGCCGGCTACAGGAGGAGAACCGGCGGCTGAGCCGGGAGCAGGAGCGG CTGACTGAAGAGCTGGAGCGGGAGCAGCAGAACAGGCAGCGGCTGGAAGGTGAGCGGCGGGAGACGGAGGGCAACTGGGAGGCCCAGATCACGGACATCCTCAGCTG GGTGAATGATGAGAAGGTCTCGAGAGGCTACCTGCAGGCCCTGGCCACCAAGATGGCCGAGGAGCTGGAGTCCTTGAGGAACATGGGCACCCAGCTGCTCCCTGCCCGGCCTCTG GACCACCAGTGGAAGGCAAGGCGCCTACAGAAGATGGAGGCCTCTGCCAGGCTGGAGCTGCAGTCAGCACTGGAAGCTGAGATCCGGGCCAAGCAGGGCCTGCAGGAGCAGCTGACACAGGCGCAGGAGGCCCAGCTGCAGGCCGAGCG CCATCTGCAGGAGGCTGAGAAGCAGAACCGGAGCCTGCAGGAGGAGCTGGTTGCACTTCGGGAGGAGCTGCAGGCCCGCAGGCCGGGAG ATGCCAAGCCCTCAAACTCCCtgattccttttctgtctttccgGAGCTTAGAG AAGGATTCTGCCAAGGACCCTGGCATCTCAGGAGAAGCCTCAAGGCCTGTGCTGGAGCCAGAGCTGAGGCCGGAGGGCCGCAGCAGCCTGCGCCTAGGG GCTGTGTTCCCCAGAGCACCTGCTGCTACCACGACCCCTTCAGAAGGTCCTCCTGCAAAG cctggcTCACACTTGCTGCGCCCCCGGAGCTTCCCATCCCCCACCAAGTGTCTGCGCTGCACCTCGCTGATGCTAGGCTTGAGCCGCCAGGGCCTGGGCTGTGATG CCTGCGGCTACTTCTGTCATTCGACTTGTGCCCCACAAGCCCCACCCTGCCCCGTGCCCCCTGACCTCCTCTTCACGGCCCTGGGAGTGCACCCCGAAACAGGCACAGGCACTGCCTATGAGGGCTTCCTGTCG GTGCCGCGGCCCTCCGGCGTCCGGCGGGGCTGGCAGCGGGTATATGCTGCCCTCAGTGACTCACGCCTGCTGCTATTTGACGCCCCAGACCCTCGTCTCAGCCCGGCCAGCGGGGCCCTCCTGCAGGCACTGGATCTGAG GGACCCCCAGTTCTCAGCCACCCCTGTCCTGGCTCCTGACGTTATCCATGCCCAATCCAAGGACCTGCCACGCATCTTTAGG GTGACGGCCTCCCAGCTGACGGTGCCCCCTGCCATGTGCAACGTGCTGCTGCTGGCAGAGACTGAGGGTGAGAGGGAGCGCTGGCTGCAGGTGCTGGGCGAGCTGCAGCGGCTGCTGGTAGACGCGCTACCGAGACCCCGGCCTGTGTACACACTCAAGGAGGCCTACGACAATGGGCTGCCATTGCTGCCTCACACGCTCTGTGCTGCCATCATCG ACCAGGATCGACTCGCTCTGGGCACTGAGGAGGGGCTGTTTGTGATCCACCTGCACAGTAATG ACATCTTCCAGGTGGGTGAGTGCCGGCGGGTGCAGCAGCTGGCCGTGAGCCCTACTGCAGGCCTTCTGGTTGTGCTGTGTGGCCGCGGCCCCAGCGTGCGCCTCTTCGCCCTGGCTGAGCTGGAGAGCACAGAGGTGGCAGGTGCCAAGATCCCTGAGTCTCGAGGCTGCCAGGTGCTGGCAGCCGGGCGCATCCTGCAGGCCCGCACCCCTGTATTGTGTATAGCCGTCAAGCGCCAAGTGCTCTGCTACCAGCTGGGTCCAGGCCCGGGGCCCTGGCAGCGCCGCATCCGTGAGCTGCAGGCACCAGCACCTGTGCAGAGCCTGGAGCTGCTGGGCGACCGGCTGTGTATAGGGGCAGCTGGTGCCTTTGCGCTCTACCCGCTGCTCAACGAGGCTGCGCCCTTAGCACTGGGGGCTGGTCTGGTGCCTGAGGAGCTGCCACCATCCCGTGGGGGCCTAGGCGAGGCACTGGGTGCCGTGGAGCTCAGCCTTAGTGAGTTCCTGCTGCTCTTCACCACTGCCGGGGTCTACGTGGACAGCACCGGCCGCAAGTCTCGCTTCCATGAGTTGCTATGGCCAGCAGTGCCCACGGGCTGGG GTTATGCAGCCCCCTACCTGACGCTGTTCAGTGAGAACTCCATCGATGTGTTTGACGTGAGGAAAGCAGAATGGGTCCAGACGGTGCCACTCAAGAAG GTGCGACTTCTGAACCCAGAGGGCTCCCTGTTCCTCTATGGCACCGAGAAGATCCGCCTGACCTACCTCAGGAACCGGCTGGCAG AGAAGGACGAGTTCGACATCCCGGACCTTACCGACAACAGCCGGCGCCAGCTGTTCCGCACCAAGAGCAAGCGCCGCTTCTTTTTCCGAGTGTCTGAGGAGCAGAAACAGCAGCAACGCAG GGAGATGCTGAAAGACCCCTTTGTGCGCTCCAAGCTTATATCACCGCCCACAAACTTCAACCACCTGGTGCACGTGGGCCCTACGGACGGGAAGTCCAGTGCCAAGGACGTGACCCGG GCTCCTGAAGGGAAGGGCCGAGGTTCCCGCGGCTCCGGCCCACAGCGGCCCCACAGCTTCTCAGAGGCCTCGCGGCGTCCAGCTTCCATGGGCAGCGACGGGAAGGCAGACCCCA
- the CDC42BPG gene encoding serine/threonine-protein kinase MRCK gamma isoform X2, which produces MERRLRALDRLARGEAGGGPGLDGLLDLLLGLHHELSSAPLRRERNVAQFLSWASPFVTKVKELRLQRDDFEILKVIGRGAFGEVAVVRQRDSGQIFAMKMLHKWEMLKRAETACFREERDVLVKGDSRWVTALHYAFQDEEYLYLVMDYYAGGDLLTLLSRFEDRLPPELAQFYLAEMVLAVHSLHQLGYVHRDVKPDNILLDMNGHIRLADFGSCLRLNNSGMVDSSVAVGTPDYISPEILQAMEEGKGHYGPQCDWWSLGVCAYELLFGETPFYAESLVETYGKIMNHEDHLQFPPDVPDVPASAQDLIRQLLCRQEERLGRGGLDDFRNHPFFEGVDWERLATSTAPYIPELRGPMDTSNFDVDDDNVNHPGTLPPPSHGTFSGHHLPFVGFTYTSGCPGPESSSEQLAALERKLRCLEQEKMELSQKLQEDLQIPSNHRELEQLRNEVQTLQDRLLEMLRDNKTPLSQTDGPPAGSPGQDSDLWLERDHQLVQELAEARAGLQAQETELCRAQGRQEELLQRLQEAQEREAATAIQNQALTSQLEEAQAARRELQAQVATLSQEVTQLQRQRERSLEKESSRVQTVHTASETNGMGLPEAGPQEAQLKKEVAALRVQLEQARGTGSSGKEEALCRLQEENRRLSREQERLTEELEREQQNRQRLEGERRETEGNWEAQITDILSWVNDEKVSRGYLQALATKMAEELESLRNMGTQLLPARPLDHQWKARRLQKMEASARLELQSALEAEIRAKQGLQEQLTQAQEAQLQAERHLQEAEKQNRSLQEELVALREELQARRPGDAKPSNSLIPFLSFRSLEKDSAKDPGISGEASRPVLEPELRPEGRSSLRLGAVFPRAPAATTTPSEGPPAKPGSHLLRPRSFPSPTKCLRCTSLMLGLSRQGLGCDACGYFCHSTCAPQAPPCPVPPDLLFTALGVHPETGTGTAYEGFLSVPRPSGVRRGWQRVYAALSDSRLLLFDAPDPRLSPASGALLQALDLRDPQFSATPVLAPDVIHAQSKDLPRIFRVTASQLTVPPAMCNVLLLAETEGERERWLQVLGELQRLLVDALPRPRPVYTLKEAYDNGLPLLPHTLCAAIIASQQLCEKDQDRLALGTEEGLFVIHLHSNDIFQVGECRRVQQLAVSPTAGLLVVLCGRGPSVRLFALAELESTEVAGAKIPESRGCQVLAAGRILQARTPVLCIAVKRQVLCYQLGPGPGPWQRRIRELQAPAPVQSLELLGDRLCIGAAGAFALYPLLNEAAPLALGAGLVPEELPPSRGGLGEALGAVELSLSEFLLLFTTAGVYVDSTGRKSRFHELLWPAVPTGWGYAAPYLTLFSENSIDVFDVRKAEWVQTVPLKKVRLLNPEGSLFLYGTEKIRLTYLRNRLAEKDEFDIPDLTDNSRRQLFRTKSKRRFFFRVSEEQKQQQRREMLKDPFVRSKLISPPTNFNHLVHVGPTDGKSSAKDVTRAPEGKGRGSRGSGPQRPHSFSEASRRPASMGSDGKADPMKRKPWTSLSSESVSCPQGSLSPAASLTQVSERPRSLLLAPEAESSP; this is translated from the exons ATGGAGCGGCGACTGCGTGCGCTGGACCGGCTGGCGCGGGGCGAGGCCGGCGGCGGCCCGGGGCTCGACGGCCTCCTGGATCTGCTGCTGGGGCTGCACCACGAGCTCAGCAGCGCCCCCCTGCGGCGGGAGCGCAACGTGGCGCAGTTCCTGAGCTGGG CCAGCCCCTTCGTAACAAAGGTGAAAGAGCTGCGGCTCCAGAGAGATGACTTTGAGATCTTGAAGGTGATCGGCCGAGGCGCCTTTGGGGAG GTCGCCGTGGTGAGGCAGAGGGACAGTGGGCAGATTTTTGCCATGAAAATGCTGCATAAATGGGAGATGCTTAAGAGGGCCGAG ACAGCCTGTTTCCGGGAAGAGCGGGACGTTCTGGTGAAGGGGGATAGCCGTTGGGTGACTGCTCTGCATTATGCCTTCCAAGACGAGGAGTACCTG TACCTGGTGATGGACTACTACGCCGGCGGGGACCTCCTCACGCTGCTGAGCCGCTTTGAGGACCGCCTCCCACCTGAGCTGGCCCAGTTCTACCTGGCTGAGATGGTGCTAGCCGTCCACTCACTGCACCAGCTGGGTTACGTGCACAG ggaTGTCAAGCCGGACAATATCCTGTTGGACATGAATGGCCACATCCGCCTGGCTGACTTTGGTTCCTGCCTACGTCTCAACAACAGTGGCATG GTGGATTCGTCGGTGGCAGTGGGGACGCCTGACTACATCTCCCCTGAGATCCTGCAGGCCATGGAGGAGGGCAAGGGCCACTATGGGCCACAGTGCGACTGGTGGTCGCTGGGGGTCTGCGCCTATGAGCTGCTCTTCGGAGAAACCCCGTTCTACGCTGAATCCCTGGTGGAAACCTATGGCAAGATCATGAACCATGAG GACCACCTCCAGTTCCCCCCAGATGTGCCTGATGTGCCAGCCAGTGCCCAAGACCTGATCCGCCAGCTGCTGTGCCGCCAGGAGGAGCGTCTGGGCCGCGGAGGGCTGGATGACTTCCGGAACCACCCCTTCTTCGAAGGTGTGGACTGGGAGCGGCTGGCAACCAGCACTGCCCCCTACATCCCTGAGCTTCGCGGGCCCATGGACACCTCCAACTTTGACGTGGATGATGACAACGTCAACCATCCA GGAACCCTGCCACCACCCTCCCACGGGACCTTCTCAGGCCACCACCTGCCATTTGTGGGCTTCACCTATACCTCGGGCTG TCCGGGCCCTGAGAGCAGCTCTGAGCAGTTGGCTGCCCTGGAGCGGAAGCTCCGTTGTCTAGAGCAGGAGAAGATGGAGCTGAGCCAGAAGCTCCAAG AGGACCTGCAGATCCCCTCAAACCATCGGGAGCTGGAGCAGCTACGGAATGAAGTGCAGACTCTACAGGACAGGCTGTTAG AGATGCTGAGGGACAACAAGACCCCCTTGTCCCAGACGGATGGGCCCCCTGCTGGTAGCCCAGGCCAGGACAGTGACCTATGGCTGGAGAGAGACCACCAGCTCGTCCAG GAGCTGGCTGAGGCTCGGGCAGGGCTGCAGGCGCAGGAGACGGAGCTCTGCAGGGCCCAGGGGCGGCAGGAGGAGCTGCTCCAAAGGCTGCAGGAGGCGcaggagagagaggcagccaCGGCCATCCAGAACCAGGCCCTGACCTCCCAGCTGGAGGAAGCCCAGGCTGCCCGGAGGGAG CTGCAGGCCCAGGTGGCCACCCTGAGCCAGGAGGTAACACAGCTTCAGAGACAGCGGGAGCGAAGCCTTGAGAAGGAGTCTTCCCGGGTCCAG ACCGTCCACACAGCCTCTGAGACCAATGGTATGGGATTGCCTGAGGCTGGGCCCCAGGAAGCACAGCTAAAGAAGGAGGTGGCCGCCCTGCGTGTCCAGCTGGAGCAGGCCCGCGGCACCGG CTCCAGTGGGAAGGAGGAGGCCTTGTGCCGGCTACAGGAGGAGAACCGGCGGCTGAGCCGGGAGCAGGAGCGG CTGACTGAAGAGCTGGAGCGGGAGCAGCAGAACAGGCAGCGGCTGGAAGGTGAGCGGCGGGAGACGGAGGGCAACTGGGAGGCCCAGATCACGGACATCCTCAGCTG GGTGAATGATGAGAAGGTCTCGAGAGGCTACCTGCAGGCCCTGGCCACCAAGATGGCCGAGGAGCTGGAGTCCTTGAGGAACATGGGCACCCAGCTGCTCCCTGCCCGGCCTCTG GACCACCAGTGGAAGGCAAGGCGCCTACAGAAGATGGAGGCCTCTGCCAGGCTGGAGCTGCAGTCAGCACTGGAAGCTGAGATCCGGGCCAAGCAGGGCCTGCAGGAGCAGCTGACACAGGCGCAGGAGGCCCAGCTGCAGGCCGAGCG CCATCTGCAGGAGGCTGAGAAGCAGAACCGGAGCCTGCAGGAGGAGCTGGTTGCACTTCGGGAGGAGCTGCAGGCCCGCAGGCCGGGAG ATGCCAAGCCCTCAAACTCCCtgattccttttctgtctttccgGAGCTTAGAG AAGGATTCTGCCAAGGACCCTGGCATCTCAGGAGAAGCCTCAAGGCCTGTGCTGGAGCCAGAGCTGAGGCCGGAGGGCCGCAGCAGCCTGCGCCTAGGG GCTGTGTTCCCCAGAGCACCTGCTGCTACCACGACCCCTTCAGAAGGTCCTCCTGCAAAG cctggcTCACACTTGCTGCGCCCCCGGAGCTTCCCATCCCCCACCAAGTGTCTGCGCTGCACCTCGCTGATGCTAGGCTTGAGCCGCCAGGGCCTGGGCTGTGATG CCTGCGGCTACTTCTGTCATTCGACTTGTGCCCCACAAGCCCCACCCTGCCCCGTGCCCCCTGACCTCCTCTTCACGGCCCTGGGAGTGCACCCCGAAACAGGCACAGGCACTGCCTATGAGGGCTTCCTGTCG GTGCCGCGGCCCTCCGGCGTCCGGCGGGGCTGGCAGCGGGTATATGCTGCCCTCAGTGACTCACGCCTGCTGCTATTTGACGCCCCAGACCCTCGTCTCAGCCCGGCCAGCGGGGCCCTCCTGCAGGCACTGGATCTGAG GGACCCCCAGTTCTCAGCCACCCCTGTCCTGGCTCCTGACGTTATCCATGCCCAATCCAAGGACCTGCCACGCATCTTTAGG GTGACGGCCTCCCAGCTGACGGTGCCCCCTGCCATGTGCAACGTGCTGCTGCTGGCAGAGACTGAGGGTGAGAGGGAGCGCTGGCTGCAGGTGCTGGGCGAGCTGCAGCGGCTGCTGGTAGACGCGCTACCGAGACCCCGGCCTGTGTACACACTCAAGGAGGCCTACGACAATGGGCTGCCATTGCTGCCTCACACGCTCTGTGCTGCCATCATCG CCTCACAGCAGCTCTGTGAGAAAG ACCAGGATCGACTCGCTCTGGGCACTGAGGAGGGGCTGTTTGTGATCCACCTGCACAGTAATG ACATCTTCCAGGTGGGTGAGTGCCGGCGGGTGCAGCAGCTGGCCGTGAGCCCTACTGCAGGCCTTCTGGTTGTGCTGTGTGGCCGCGGCCCCAGCGTGCGCCTCTTCGCCCTGGCTGAGCTGGAGAGCACAGAGGTGGCAGGTGCCAAGATCCCTGAGTCTCGAGGCTGCCAGGTGCTGGCAGCCGGGCGCATCCTGCAGGCCCGCACCCCTGTATTGTGTATAGCCGTCAAGCGCCAAGTGCTCTGCTACCAGCTGGGTCCAGGCCCGGGGCCCTGGCAGCGCCGCATCCGTGAGCTGCAGGCACCAGCACCTGTGCAGAGCCTGGAGCTGCTGGGCGACCGGCTGTGTATAGGGGCAGCTGGTGCCTTTGCGCTCTACCCGCTGCTCAACGAGGCTGCGCCCTTAGCACTGGGGGCTGGTCTGGTGCCTGAGGAGCTGCCACCATCCCGTGGGGGCCTAGGCGAGGCACTGGGTGCCGTGGAGCTCAGCCTTAGTGAGTTCCTGCTGCTCTTCACCACTGCCGGGGTCTACGTGGACAGCACCGGCCGCAAGTCTCGCTTCCATGAGTTGCTATGGCCAGCAGTGCCCACGGGCTGGG GTTATGCAGCCCCCTACCTGACGCTGTTCAGTGAGAACTCCATCGATGTGTTTGACGTGAGGAAAGCAGAATGGGTCCAGACGGTGCCACTCAAGAAG GTGCGACTTCTGAACCCAGAGGGCTCCCTGTTCCTCTATGGCACCGAGAAGATCCGCCTGACCTACCTCAGGAACCGGCTGGCAG AGAAGGACGAGTTCGACATCCCGGACCTTACCGACAACAGCCGGCGCCAGCTGTTCCGCACCAAGAGCAAGCGCCGCTTCTTTTTCCGAGTGTCTGAGGAGCAGAAACAGCAGCAACGCAG GGAGATGCTGAAAGACCCCTTTGTGCGCTCCAAGCTTATATCACCGCCCACAAACTTCAACCACCTGGTGCACGTGGGCCCTACGGACGGGAAGTCCAGTGCCAAGGACGTGACCCGG GCTCCTGAAGGGAAGGGCCGAGGTTCCCGCGGCTCCGGCCCACAGCGGCCCCACAGCTTCTCAGAGGCCTCGCGGCGTCCAGCTTCCATGGGCAGCGACGGGAAGGCAGACCCCA